Proteins encoded by one window of Paenibacillus urinalis:
- a CDS encoding endonuclease/exonuclease/phosphatase family protein codes for MKILTLNTHAWMEEDQLTKMDQLAEFIRTQDFDVIALQEVNQSQREVPLSDDDLKHFHVTDDEAVVKADNYAHVLRAQIGTDYYWTYIPIHVGFEKYDEGLAFLSKTPILDAFEAYVSEMRDYENYRTRKILGIKTVISGEETWFVNGHYGWWHDEESFRGQWDNSLAVLEKVKDQPAFIMGDFNNAAHLEGEGYDYVTQSGWHDCYELAEEKDEGYTVVKAIAGWENNKQKLRIDYVFSNRKLAVKSSKVVLDGKDSPIVSDHSGVAVTL; via the coding sequence TTGAAGATTCTAACTTTGAACACGCATGCCTGGATGGAGGAGGATCAGCTGACCAAGATGGATCAGCTGGCCGAGTTCATTCGCACTCAGGATTTTGATGTCATTGCGCTGCAGGAAGTAAATCAGTCACAGCGTGAGGTACCATTATCTGATGACGATCTGAAGCACTTCCACGTTACAGATGATGAGGCGGTAGTAAAGGCAGATAATTATGCTCACGTATTACGCGCTCAGATCGGTACGGATTATTACTGGACATATATCCCGATCCATGTGGGATTTGAGAAGTATGATGAAGGCCTTGCTTTCTTATCGAAGACTCCGATCCTTGATGCTTTTGAAGCCTATGTTTCCGAAATGAGAGACTATGAGAATTACCGTACCCGCAAAATATTAGGGATCAAAACGGTTATATCAGGAGAAGAAACTTGGTTTGTGAATGGTCACTATGGCTGGTGGCATGATGAGGAATCCTTCAGAGGACAGTGGGATAACTCACTGGCTGTTCTGGAGAAGGTGAAGGATCAGCCGGCCTTCATTATGGGTGATTTTAATAATGCAGCCCATCTGGAAGGTGAAGGCTACGACTATGTTACACAGAGCGGATGGCATGACTGCTACGAGCTGGCAGAAGAGAAGGATGAGGGCTATACCGTTGTTAAAGCCATCGCCGGCTGGGAGAATAATAAGCAGAAGCTGCGGATTGATTATGTATTCAGTAATCGTAAGCTTGCTGTTAAATCCTCCAAGGTTGTTCTTGATGGCAAAGACAGCCCGATCGTCTCTGATCACTCCGGTGTTGCCGTAACACTATAA
- a CDS encoding ABC transporter ATP-binding protein, whose product MSDKQEMNKPAFAMPGPGPRGPAGGQPAGSIKVRPKNTAATIKRIWNYLNKQRSALLIVYLFTILSALIALAGPYLIGVAIDDYIVPGDYTGLIRLCLIMLAIYLLGSIVTWIQSYVMTSVSQKTVLHLRNDLFAKYQDLPVQFFDTRNNGELMSRATNDIENVSNTLNQSVTQLLNSLVTLVGSLVIMLSLNVPLTVVALISIPLVLISTRQIVKYTRIYFKGQQQQLGQLNGMIEETISGQKVVKLYRREEQEIVRFKDISEQLNKVGIKAQIVSGMMGPFMNVINNLSFALIAAVGGWMVFQNEMVSVGIVVSFLNYSKQFGRPISELANQYNLIQSAVAGAERVFEIMDLKSEYEEEQDHGKTITNIQGSVQFDQVSFHYKPEKPILTDISFEAHPGEKIALVGPTGAGKTTIVNLLTRFYDTASGDILVDGKSIRSLDKKNLRKQLGMVLQDAHVFSGTIRDNIAFGRLDATDEEIQQAAVMANADRFIRRLPNGYDTKLSAEGGNLSHGQRQLLTIARAILADPAILILDEATSSVDTRTEMYIQEAMKTLMQGRTSFVIAHRLSTIQDADRILYMENGCLVEQGTHEELLAIGPEGRYYKLFTSQFHQAI is encoded by the coding sequence ATGTCTGATAAGCAGGAGATGAACAAACCCGCTTTTGCCATGCCCGGACCGGGACCACGAGGACCTGCCGGTGGACAGCCCGCCGGCTCCATTAAAGTAAGACCCAAAAATACGGCTGCAACCATCAAGCGAATATGGAATTATCTGAATAAGCAGCGTTCTGCCTTACTTATCGTCTATCTGTTCACCATACTAAGCGCACTCATTGCCTTAGCCGGACCATATTTAATCGGTGTAGCAATCGATGATTATATTGTACCTGGAGATTACACAGGTCTGATTCGTTTATGCTTGATCATGCTGGCCATATACCTGTTAGGCAGTATCGTTACCTGGATTCAATCGTATGTCATGACCAGTGTATCGCAAAAAACGGTACTTCATCTCAGAAATGATCTCTTCGCCAAATATCAGGACCTTCCGGTTCAATTCTTTGACACTCGGAACAATGGTGAGCTGATGAGCCGGGCGACGAATGATATAGAGAACGTGTCCAACACACTGAATCAAAGTGTTACTCAGCTGCTGAACAGTCTCGTTACCCTTGTCGGGTCCTTGGTGATTATGCTTAGTCTGAATGTACCGCTTACAGTCGTTGCACTAATCAGTATTCCGCTCGTCTTGATTTCGACCCGTCAGATTGTGAAGTACACCCGTATTTATTTTAAGGGACAACAGCAGCAGCTCGGCCAGTTAAACGGCATGATTGAAGAAACGATCAGCGGTCAAAAGGTCGTCAAGCTGTACCGGCGGGAAGAACAAGAAATCGTAAGATTCAAGGACATTAGTGAACAGCTTAACAAGGTTGGAATTAAGGCTCAGATCGTATCTGGTATGATGGGCCCCTTCATGAATGTCATCAATAACTTAAGCTTTGCGCTTATTGCAGCTGTAGGTGGATGGATGGTGTTTCAGAATGAGATGGTATCTGTCGGGATTGTTGTCAGCTTCCTGAACTATTCCAAGCAATTTGGCCGTCCTATATCGGAGCTTGCCAATCAGTACAATCTGATACAATCTGCGGTAGCCGGCGCGGAGCGAGTATTTGAGATTATGGATCTGAAATCGGAGTATGAGGAAGAGCAGGATCACGGCAAGACCATTACGAATATCCAAGGTTCTGTTCAGTTTGATCAGGTAAGCTTTCATTACAAACCGGAGAAGCCAATCTTAACGGACATCAGCTTCGAGGCTCATCCCGGAGAGAAGATCGCTCTTGTTGGACCGACTGGAGCAGGCAAGACGACCATCGTCAATTTGCTTACCCGCTTTTACGATACAGCGAGCGGGGATATCCTAGTGGATGGCAAATCGATTCGTTCACTGGATAAGAAGAATCTTCGCAAGCAGCTCGGTATGGTGCTGCAGGATGCGCATGTCTTCTCCGGAACCATTCGAGACAACATCGCCTTTGGCAGATTGGATGCAACAGATGAAGAGATCCAGCAGGCTGCCGTAATGGCCAATGCCGATCGATTCATTCGTAGATTACCAAACGGCTACGATACGAAGCTTAGTGCAGAGGGCGGCAATCTCAGTCATGGTCAGCGACAGCTGCTCACAATCGCACGAGCTATACTTGCAGATCCGGCCATACTGATATTGGATGAGGCCACGAGCAGTGTTGATACTAGAACCGAGATGTATATTCAAGAAGCGATGAAGACGTTGATGCAAGGCAGGACCAGCTTTGTGATTGCCCACCGTCTCAGTACGATTCAAGATGCAGACCGTATTCTTTACATGGAGAATGGATGCCTTGTTGAGCAAGGAACGCATGAGGAACTGCTCGCCATCGGTCCTGAAGGCCGATATTACAAGCTGTTCACCAGTCAATTCCATCAAGCCATTTGA
- a CDS encoding ABC transporter ATP-binding protein, which produces MSRLLPFLKPYLAASILAPLLMLLEVCMDLLQPRLMASIVDEGIMKNDLAHIRDTGLLMIGVALIGLIGGAGCSIFSSIASQSFGKDLRIKLFERIQSFSFLNLDVLKTGSLITRLTNDVVQLQTFVQMILRTFVRTPLLLIGSLVMAILLSPSLTTILFVSVPALFLILFILMKRSFPLFTKMQAKLDSVNTVLQENLSGIRVIKAFVRKGHEQQRFGNANEEYTDAAIRANRLMALNMPLMTLILNFSIVAVLWFGGLQHWGGGLEIGKLIAFINYVTQLLMSMLMLSNMLAFVSRAKVSADRVNEVLETQSEIANPSAPVVPDEAKCGSVEFKNVSFAYSSSGGDLTLRDISFKVQPGETLAILGATGSGKSSLVSLIPRLYEASGGEIYVNGVNVRHLDLNYLRQEVAMVMQQALLFSGTIRDNIRYGNPDASDEDILWAAAAAEADPFIRQLEHGYDTQLGQRGVNLSGGQKQRISIARALLTKPSILILDDSTSAVDLKTEARIQQALETEMKDTTRLIIAQRISSVMQADQIIVLDQGTIAAKGTHDELMLTSQVYQDIYRSQRKEESSYV; this is translated from the coding sequence ATGTCCAGACTGCTTCCATTTTTGAAGCCTTATCTTGCGGCCAGCATCCTTGCTCCGCTTCTAATGCTGCTTGAAGTGTGCATGGATCTTCTCCAGCCGCGACTGATGGCGAGCATCGTTGATGAAGGCATCATGAAAAATGATCTTGCCCATATCCGGGATACGGGACTGCTGATGATTGGAGTAGCACTGATCGGGCTGATTGGCGGCGCGGGGTGCAGCATATTTTCCAGTATCGCTTCCCAGAGCTTTGGCAAGGATCTGAGAATTAAACTGTTTGAACGCATTCAATCCTTCTCATTTCTTAATCTGGATGTGCTGAAGACAGGCTCACTTATTACCCGTCTGACGAATGACGTTGTTCAGCTCCAAACTTTTGTGCAAATGATCCTTCGTACTTTTGTCCGGACGCCGTTGCTGCTGATAGGCAGCCTTGTAATGGCGATACTGCTCAGTCCAAGCTTGACCACGATATTGTTCGTATCCGTACCTGCACTCTTTCTCATTCTTTTTATATTAATGAAGCGTTCATTCCCGCTCTTTACCAAAATGCAGGCCAAGCTGGATAGCGTCAATACAGTGCTTCAGGAGAATCTATCCGGCATTCGCGTAATCAAGGCTTTTGTTCGAAAAGGTCATGAGCAGCAAAGATTCGGTAACGCTAATGAGGAATATACCGACGCTGCGATTCGCGCCAATCGATTGATGGCTCTGAACATGCCGCTGATGACGCTCATTCTTAACTTCAGCATTGTTGCCGTATTATGGTTTGGAGGCTTGCAGCACTGGGGCGGCGGGCTTGAGATCGGTAAACTGATTGCATTTATTAATTACGTCACCCAGCTGCTCATGTCCATGCTGATGCTAAGTAACATGCTGGCTTTTGTATCACGTGCCAAAGTATCGGCTGATCGGGTAAATGAAGTGCTGGAGACCCAATCCGAAATTGCGAATCCTTCAGCTCCTGTCGTTCCGGATGAAGCTAAGTGCGGCAGTGTTGAATTTAAAAATGTATCCTTTGCGTACAGCTCTAGTGGCGGTGACCTGACATTAAGAGATATCAGCTTCAAGGTTCAGCCAGGAGAGACTCTGGCTATCCTCGGTGCTACAGGATCAGGTAAATCCTCGCTCGTCAGTCTGATTCCGCGGTTATATGAAGCAAGTGGTGGAGAAATTTATGTCAACGGTGTGAATGTCCGGCATCTTGATCTGAACTACCTCAGACAGGAAGTAGCCATGGTCATGCAGCAGGCTCTACTGTTCAGCGGCACGATTCGCGATAATATCCGCTATGGAAACCCGGATGCCTCCGATGAAGATATCCTATGGGCGGCAGCGGCGGCAGAAGCTGATCCCTTTATCCGGCAGCTGGAGCATGGATATGATACACAGCTTGGACAACGAGGGGTCAATTTGTCCGGCGGACAAAAGCAGCGGATATCTATAGCCAGAGCACTCCTCACGAAACCATCCATCTTAATACTGGATGACAGCACCAGCGCAGTAGATTTGAAGACGGAAGCAAGAATTCAGCAGGCTTTGGAGACAGAAATGAAAGACACAACCAGGCTGATTATTGCTCAGCGGATCTCGTCCGTCATGCAGGCAGATCAGATTATTGTGCTGGACCAAGGGACCATCGCGGCCAAGGGTACCCATGATGAGCTGATGCTGACGAGCCAAGTCTACCAGGATATTTATCGTTCTCAGCGTAAGGAGGAATCATCTTATGTCTGA
- a CDS encoding alpha-N-arabinofuranosidase produces the protein MVKVVVHTDVRKSQINKNIYGQFSEHLGRCVYEGIWVGYDSPIPNTDGIRNDVIGALKELQVPVLRWPGGCFADEYHWQDGIGPYETRPRMLNTHWGGVEENNHFGTHEFMRLCELIGAEPYICGNVGSGTVYEMQQWVEYMNNGGQSPMASLRAQNGREEPWNVKYFGVGNESWGCGGNMRPEYYADLYRRYATYVRNYTSESVYKIACGPNTADYHWTEVLMREAGKFMNGLSLHYYTTGTGIWEKKGSATGFTAEDWFTTLKATLYMEELIVKHSAIMDKYDPEKKVGLIIDEWGTWFEVEPGTNPGFLYQQNTLRDALVAGINLNLFHEHSDRVQMTNIAQIVNVLQAMILTEGANMVLTPTYHVFNMFKVHQDAHLLQTHYVSPSYSNGTDEIPQLSISSSVDENGHIHVSACNLSHADSLTVDLDLVGLSGVEISGQVLTASELDAHNSFGSPEQVAPKALEGITVEQNSVRFSLPAASVAVIKIVS, from the coding sequence ATGGTTAAAGTTGTTGTACATACGGATGTTCGAAAGAGTCAGATTAACAAAAATATCTATGGTCAATTCTCGGAGCATCTGGGACGCTGTGTATATGAGGGCATCTGGGTCGGTTACGATTCACCGATACCGAATACGGATGGGATTCGCAATGATGTGATTGGCGCACTTAAGGAATTACAGGTACCTGTCCTTCGCTGGCCGGGTGGCTGCTTTGCAGACGAATATCACTGGCAGGATGGAATCGGTCCTTATGAGACTCGTCCTCGGATGCTGAATACGCATTGGGGTGGAGTAGAAGAGAATAATCATTTTGGTACCCATGAGTTCATGCGTTTGTGCGAGCTGATCGGAGCCGAGCCTTACATTTGCGGCAATGTCGGAAGCGGGACCGTCTATGAAATGCAGCAATGGGTGGAATACATGAACAACGGTGGTCAATCCCCGATGGCGAGTCTGCGGGCACAGAACGGAAGAGAAGAGCCTTGGAATGTGAAGTATTTTGGTGTCGGCAATGAAAGCTGGGGCTGCGGCGGTAATATGAGACCGGAATACTACGCGGATCTGTATCGTCGTTATGCGACGTATGTACGTAACTACACTTCCGAGTCTGTTTACAAAATCGCTTGCGGACCGAATACAGCCGACTACCACTGGACAGAAGTGCTCATGCGGGAAGCGGGTAAATTTATGAATGGGCTGAGTCTTCATTATTACACAACAGGCACAGGCATCTGGGAGAAGAAGGGCAGTGCAACCGGATTTACGGCAGAGGATTGGTTTACGACTTTAAAAGCTACATTATATATGGAAGAGCTCATTGTTAAGCATTCTGCCATTATGGATAAATATGATCCTGAGAAAAAGGTAGGTCTCATCATCGATGAGTGGGGCACATGGTTTGAGGTTGAACCAGGGACGAACCCAGGCTTCTTGTATCAGCAAAATACACTGCGCGATGCGCTTGTTGCAGGTATTAACCTTAACCTGTTCCATGAGCATTCTGATCGCGTCCAAATGACGAACATTGCTCAGATCGTTAACGTGCTTCAGGCGATGATTCTGACAGAAGGTGCAAATATGGTACTCACACCGACGTATCATGTGTTTAACATGTTTAAGGTGCATCAGGATGCACATCTGCTGCAAACCCATTATGTGAGCCCTTCCTATTCCAATGGAACAGATGAGATTCCGCAGCTGAGCATCTCCTCATCGGTTGATGAGAACGGACATATTCATGTCTCTGCTTGTAATCTCAGCCATGCGGATTCCCTTACGGTAGATTTGGATCTGGTAGGCTTAAGCGGAGTAGAGATCAGTGGTCAAGTACTGACGGCAAGTGAGCTTGATGCTCACAATTCCTTTGGCAGCCCAGAGCAAGTAGCGCCAAAAGCATTGGAAGGAATCACTGTAGAACAGAACTCAGTGCGATTCTCACTTCCTGCGGCTTCCGTGGCGGTGATTAAGATCGTTTCTTAA
- a CDS encoding DUF6171 family protein, with translation MATRSETELCKGCTASVHVSESELEQLEEAYTESNAGKEEASSELYRERLAVCRSCDGFMYGTTCRYCGCLIPLKAKVLEATCPYPFEPKWER, from the coding sequence ATGGCGACGAGATCTGAAACGGAGCTCTGCAAGGGCTGTACTGCAAGCGTTCATGTCAGTGAATCTGAACTGGAGCAGCTGGAGGAGGCTTATACCGAGAGCAATGCAGGTAAGGAGGAAGCCAGCAGTGAGCTATACCGAGAGCGCCTGGCTGTATGCAGGAGCTGTGACGGCTTCATGTATGGGACGACCTGCCGATATTGCGGCTGTCTCATTCCATTGAAGGCGAAGGTGCTGGAGGCGACATGTCCATATCCGTTTGAGCCTAAGTGGGAGAGGTAG
- a CDS encoding DJ-1/PfpI family protein → MKIAMVVFNGMTFLDFIGFYDVIARLKSCTEMNDTTWDICGIHEEVSDEHGMMVKVTRVKPDLKDYDMVFVPGGSGARTLQSDDEFMNWFKGAAGTKFKVSACTGSLLLGAAGFLTDKRATTHPFHYDLLAPYCKEVVKCRLVRDGHVITGGGVAASIDLGLYVLGLFVPDEQVQQIRKQMDYPYRQRDTVTA, encoded by the coding sequence GTGAAGATAGCAATGGTAGTGTTTAATGGCATGACTTTTTTGGATTTTATCGGATTTTATGATGTCATTGCCAGGTTAAAATCTTGTACAGAAATGAATGACACTACATGGGACATATGCGGAATTCACGAGGAAGTTAGTGACGAGCATGGGATGATGGTGAAGGTAACGAGAGTAAAGCCCGATTTAAAGGATTATGATATGGTATTTGTCCCCGGAGGATCAGGAGCACGAACCCTTCAATCCGATGATGAGTTTATGAACTGGTTTAAAGGAGCCGCTGGCACGAAATTCAAAGTGTCTGCATGTACTGGTTCGTTACTGCTCGGTGCCGCTGGGTTTCTGACAGATAAGAGAGCGACAACACATCCTTTCCATTATGATCTGCTTGCTCCTTATTGCAAGGAAGTTGTTAAATGCCGTCTGGTACGGGATGGGCATGTGATTACTGGCGGAGGGGTAGCTGCTTCAATTGATCTTGGTCTGTATGTGCTCGGTCTATTTGTTCCAGATGAACAGGTTCAACAGATTAGAAAGCAGATGGATTACCCATATAGACAACGCGATACTGTAACTGCTTAG
- a CDS encoding DinB family protein — translation MQMLFEYNWQVREEWFDWCSRISEEELVREREGGLGSILRTLFHIVDIEQAWINGLQGVPEFHYTYEDYSSLEEIKALSQRCRPQVETIVKQWSDEMDRKMFFSFSYAEVIRHVAVHEIHHVGQLSVWSRQIGLPPITANLILRGLSLDGSAN, via the coding sequence ATGCAAATGCTGTTCGAATATAATTGGCAGGTACGTGAAGAGTGGTTCGACTGGTGCAGTCGGATCTCTGAAGAGGAACTGGTGAGGGAACGGGAAGGAGGCCTGGGCAGCATTTTGCGAACCCTTTTTCATATCGTAGATATTGAGCAAGCGTGGATAAATGGACTTCAAGGCGTTCCGGAGTTTCATTATACTTACGAGGACTATTCTTCGTTAGAAGAAATAAAAGCGCTGTCACAGCGCTGTCGCCCTCAGGTTGAAACGATTGTAAAGCAATGGTCTGATGAAATGGATCGTAAGATGTTTTTTTCATTCTCATATGCCGAGGTCATCCGTCATGTGGCAGTACACGAAATTCACCATGTAGGCCAATTATCGGTATGGTCGCGTCAGATAGGACTTCCTCCGATAACTGCAAATTTAATATTGAGGGGCCTAAGCTTGGATGGATCAGCCAACTAG